One genomic segment of Dehalococcoidia bacterium includes these proteins:
- the nrfD gene encoding NrfD/PsrC family molybdoenzyme membrane anchor subunit: MTTASREERLEETVYRPLLHTSRAWYAWMAVLVVLMGVGFVAYYEQLQRGLAVTGMRDTVVWGLYISNFVFFSGVSMSGTFISAILRITGAEWRRPITRLAEITTVSALLMCGLMPIVDMGRPDRVANILLYGRLESPLLWDILAISTYLTASVIYLFLFIIPDSALLRDKFAGKVSGLRHRVYSLVSLGWQGLPEQHRHLERGAGIMMLIIIPIGVTVHSVVSWIFGMTYRAGWASTIFAPYFAVGALYSGTAMLITLMIIFRKVYHLEEYLTEKHFRYLSYLLVVFGIGYLYFTFAEYLTIGYKLASEDKLLLESLLLGKYSPLVWGGFFFGQILPIIWAAFRRTRTIPLMLIGSILVNIGMWIKRFIIVVPTLSLPLLPYDWGVYTPSWVEIAVTVASFGGFALTLTLFTKLFPIIPVWEMKEGWEQEKAKQSAPSAGLAAGPTTLTPQTGGARNG; encoded by the coding sequence ATGACGACCGCGAGTCGTGAAGAACGACTGGAAGAGACGGTCTATCGCCCCCTCTTGCATACGTCCCGCGCATGGTACGCCTGGATGGCCGTCCTGGTCGTGCTTATGGGGGTGGGCTTCGTCGCCTACTACGAGCAGCTCCAGAGAGGCCTTGCCGTCACGGGGATGCGTGACACGGTGGTCTGGGGCCTGTACATCTCCAACTTCGTCTTCTTCAGCGGAGTGAGCATGTCCGGCACCTTCATCTCCGCCATTCTGCGCATCACGGGCGCGGAGTGGCGCCGACCGATCACGCGCCTGGCGGAAATCACCACCGTCTCCGCCCTGCTGATGTGCGGCCTCATGCCCATAGTTGACATGGGACGCCCTGATCGGGTCGCCAACATTCTTCTGTACGGGCGTCTTGAATCGCCCCTCCTGTGGGACATTCTGGCTATCAGCACGTACCTGACGGCCAGCGTCATTTACCTGTTCCTGTTCATTATTCCGGACTCCGCCCTCCTGCGCGACAAATTCGCCGGCAAGGTATCCGGGCTGCGTCACCGCGTCTATTCTCTGGTCTCCCTGGGATGGCAGGGATTGCCCGAGCAGCACAGGCACCTGGAGCGCGGCGCGGGCATCATGATGCTCATCATCATCCCCATCGGCGTGACGGTGCACTCAGTGGTCTCCTGGATCTTTGGCATGACCTACCGCGCGGGCTGGGCGAGCACCATCTTCGCCCCCTACTTCGCCGTCGGCGCCCTGTATTCCGGCACGGCCATGCTCATCACCCTCATGATCATCTTCCGCAAGGTCTATCACCTGGAGGAGTACTTAACGGAGAAGCACTTCCGCTACCTGAGCTACCTGCTCGTGGTATTCGGCATCGGCTACCTCTACTTCACCTTCGCCGAGTACCTGACCATAGGCTACAAGCTGGCGAGCGAGGATAAACTCCTGCTGGAGTCGCTCCTGCTCGGCAAGTACAGCCCCCTGGTCTGGGGGGGATTCTTCTTCGGTCAGATTCTGCCCATCATCTGGGCGGCGTTCCGCCGGACGCGCACCATCCCACTGATGCTGATCGGGTCCATCCTGGTGAACATCGGCATGTGGATCAAACGGTTCATCATCGTCGTTCCAACGCTTTCCCTGCCCCTTCTGCCGTATGACTGGGGCGTCTATACCCCCTCATGGGTGGAGATAGCTGTCACCGTGGCATCCTTCGGAGGCTTCGCGCTCACCCTGACGCTTTTCACCAAGCTCTTTCCGATAATCCCCGTGTGGGAGATGAAGGAAGGATGGGAGCAGGAGAAAGCCAAGCAGTCGGCGCCGTCCGCGGGACTAGCGGCCGGGCCCACCACGCTCACGCCGCAGACGGGAGGTGCGAGAAATGGTTAG
- a CDS encoding 4Fe-4S dicluster domain-containing protein, with protein sequence MDSDTSDPNQSGEAGKISRRRLLALIGVAGAAAVAAPLVPSMMGKSTGTASGEAGKKAGGVLRQWTLVIDLRKCEGCVTQDKPPACTEACNTEHFVPAGQQWLRVMNVKSEAGHTYYLPRPCMQCENPPCVKVCPVGATYRTEEGVTLINHERCIGCRMCMAACPYGARSFNWNQPQNPPGATFAKYSPEFPVPHRQGTVEKCMLCAHRTADGKLPACAEKCPMKAIYLGDLTEDIATNGTDIVKLSTFLGENSAYRLKEELGTRPRVWYIPGHGQEYGHHVGDERATQNPRSWQELGATLDKTHEGGK encoded by the coding sequence ATGGACAGTGACACCAGCGACCCCAACCAGTCCGGCGAAGCCGGGAAAATCAGCCGGAGACGGCTGTTAGCACTGATTGGAGTGGCCGGAGCGGCCGCCGTCGCAGCGCCGCTTGTGCCCTCGATGATGGGTAAATCCACCGGGACCGCATCCGGTGAAGCCGGCAAAAAGGCTGGCGGCGTGCTTCGCCAGTGGACATTGGTGATTGACCTGCGGAAGTGCGAGGGCTGCGTCACGCAGGACAAGCCGCCCGCGTGCACCGAGGCCTGCAACACGGAACACTTCGTCCCGGCGGGGCAGCAGTGGCTCAGGGTCATGAACGTGAAAAGCGAGGCAGGCCACACCTACTACCTGCCCCGCCCGTGCATGCAGTGTGAGAACCCGCCCTGCGTCAAGGTCTGCCCGGTGGGGGCCACCTACAGGACGGAGGAGGGAGTCACCCTCATTAACCACGAGCGGTGCATTGGCTGCCGCATGTGCATGGCCGCCTGTCCCTACGGAGCTCGCTCCTTCAACTGGAACCAGCCGCAGAACCCGCCCGGGGCCACATTCGCCAAGTACAGCCCTGAATTCCCCGTTCCCCACCGCCAGGGTACCGTGGAGAAGTGCATGCTCTGCGCGCACCGCACGGCGGATGGGAAGCTCCCCGCCTGCGCCGAGAAGTGCCCCATGAAGGCGATCTATCTTGGCGATCTGACCGAGGACATCGCCACCAACGGCACGGACATCGTCAAGCTCTCCACGTTCCTGGGCGAGAATAGCGCCTACCGCCTGAAGGAGGAGCTGGGCACGCGGCCACGGGTGTGGTACATCCCCGGCCACGGCCAGGAATACGGCCACCACGTCGGCGACGAGCGCGCTACCCAGAACCCGCGCTCATGGCAGGAACTGGGGGCCACTCTGGACAAGACCCATGAAGGAGGCAAGTAA
- a CDS encoding response regulator transcription factor — MEPIRVVLGEDHSLVREGTRRILEQYPDLVVVGEAGDGEQALEMVGRLQPDVAILDVRMPKLSGIEVVRRIKACSPNTKALMLTAYDDDDYILASMEAEAAGYLLKTARASELVEAVRSVHAGESVLHPAIAAKVARLWGRRRVKVEQEPAEALSPREREVMDLAAKGLRNKDIAEKLSISVRTVEGHFNSIFAKLGVSSRVEAILYAVSLHTVTPEEDKRT, encoded by the coding sequence ATGGAGCCGATTCGGGTTGTCCTGGGGGAAGACCACTCGCTGGTGCGCGAGGGGACGCGGCGCATCCTTGAGCAATACCCTGACCTGGTTGTCGTGGGAGAGGCCGGCGATGGGGAGCAGGCGCTTGAGATGGTGGGACGCCTGCAGCCAGACGTTGCTATCCTGGACGTTCGGATGCCAAAGCTCAGCGGCATCGAGGTAGTGCGTCGGATAAAGGCGTGCTCCCCGAACACGAAGGCATTGATGTTGACTGCCTACGATGACGACGACTACATTCTGGCATCAATGGAAGCGGAGGCGGCGGGCTATCTTCTTAAGACCGCCAGGGCCAGTGAGCTGGTAGAGGCGGTCCGGAGTGTCCATGCGGGCGAGTCTGTCCTGCACCCTGCTATCGCAGCGAAGGTGGCTCGCTTGTGGGGGCGCCGCCGGGTCAAGGTGGAGCAGGAGCCCGCCGAGGCGCTCAGCCCGCGGGAGCGCGAGGTGATGGACCTCGCCGCCAAGGGCCTTCGCAACAAGGACATAGCCGAGAAACTGTCCATAAGCGTGCGGACCGTGGAGGGACATTTCAATAGCATATTTGCCAAGCTGGGTGTCTCCTCCCGCGTTGAGGCTATTCTCTACGCGGTGTCGTTGCACACGGTCACTCCTGAAGAGGACAAGCGGACATAA
- a CDS encoding PAS domain-containing sensor histidine kinase: protein MAIDYVRNGDQSSSSRPLDGLVEKGRHRLSPYLPRFRDWRFWAVQGLIALIAGTHTILEVMRHSGYTVFVGPPDAQVVLLSFIPVSLFFVPVVYAALNFGLAGAVATAIWCTFLTTPNIMLHSETERIREVLQLGIVDGVAVFVGQRVNREMSARKEAEDASAALRVSEAKYRGLFESSPAPILVLDSQGVVLEANPAAGVLLARSSDALKGAHVSDLFETPGAERILGLLQEGRREDSYVVLKSLAGEETYLEPMGTRINGGQAKAVVQVLLRDVTVERQRQLGLRAYAAHVLRAQEEERKRIAQELHDETVQTLILLCRRLDVVETGCGSMPSSAMDGLREARKTAEAVVRDLRDFSKALRPPTLDDLGLVTSIRRILMDLMDRAKVNGQIKVVGEERRLPPDLELALFRIAQEAMRNVERHAQAREVTVTLSFSGREARLDVVDNGVGFVLPPHSSDMAAFGRLGLLGMRERAELLGGRLEVKSTAGKGTRITASIPAPADSTSQPLSPTGSAGGRGSP from the coding sequence ATGGCGATTGACTACGTACGCAACGGCGACCAGAGTTCTTCCTCGCGGCCCTTGGACGGGTTGGTTGAGAAGGGCAGGCATCGGCTTTCGCCTTATCTTCCCCGTTTCAGGGACTGGCGCTTCTGGGCGGTCCAGGGCTTGATAGCACTCATCGCGGGGACGCACACTATCCTGGAAGTCATGCGCCACAGCGGGTACACGGTCTTCGTGGGCCCTCCGGACGCGCAGGTGGTCCTGCTCTCTTTCATACCCGTCTCGCTGTTCTTCGTCCCCGTGGTGTACGCAGCCCTTAACTTCGGCCTGGCGGGCGCTGTGGCGACCGCCATATGGTGTACGTTTCTTACAACACCCAACATCATGCTTCATTCGGAAACGGAGCGCATCCGCGAAGTCTTGCAGTTGGGGATTGTGGACGGCGTCGCGGTCTTCGTGGGGCAGCGCGTTAACCGGGAGATGAGCGCGCGGAAAGAGGCGGAAGACGCCAGCGCGGCGCTGCGTGTGTCAGAGGCCAAGTACCGGGGGCTTTTTGAGTCCTCCCCGGCGCCCATCCTCGTCCTGGACTCGCAGGGGGTCGTTTTGGAGGCCAATCCGGCGGCGGGCGTGCTGCTGGCCAGGTCTTCCGACGCTCTCAAGGGCGCCCATGTTTCTGACCTTTTTGAAACGCCGGGGGCCGAGCGGATACTGGGCTTGCTTCAGGAGGGCAGACGCGAAGACTCGTACGTTGTTTTGAAGTCCCTGGCCGGTGAGGAAACATACTTGGAGCCGATGGGGACGCGTATCAACGGCGGCCAAGCCAAAGCCGTCGTTCAGGTATTACTCAGGGACGTGACTGTGGAGCGCCAGAGGCAGTTGGGCCTGCGGGCCTACGCCGCCCACGTGCTCCGCGCGCAGGAAGAAGAACGCAAGCGCATCGCCCAGGAGCTCCACGATGAGACCGTCCAGACCCTCATTCTGCTGTGCCGTCGCCTGGATGTAGTGGAGACCGGGTGCGGGTCTATGCCCTCGTCCGCCATGGATGGGTTGAGGGAGGCCCGGAAGACGGCTGAAGCAGTCGTCAGAGACCTGCGGGATTTCAGCAAGGCTCTGCGGCCGCCGACGCTGGACGACCTTGGGTTGGTCACTTCCATTCGCAGGATTCTGATGGACCTGATGGACAGGGCCAAGGTGAATGGCCAGATAAAGGTGGTGGGGGAGGAGCGGCGCCTGCCGCCGGACCTGGAGCTTGCCTTATTCCGGATCGCGCAGGAGGCAATGCGGAACGTGGAGCGTCATGCCCAAGCGCGGGAAGTGACGGTGACCCTGTCCTTCTCCGGACGCGAGGCCAGGCTGGACGTTGTGGACAACGGCGTGGGCTTTGTGCTGCCTCCCCACTCGAGCGACATGGCCGCGTTCGGCCGGCTGGGGCTTCTCGGTATGCGGGAGCGGGCGGAACTGCTGGGCGGCAGGCTTGAGGTCAAGTCCACCGCTGGCAAGGGCACGCGGATCACCGCCTCTATTCCCGCTCCCGCTGACTCCACCTCACAGCCCCTCAGCCCCACCGGAAGCGCTGGGGGGAGAGGCAGTCCCTAA
- a CDS encoding fructose 1,6-bisphosphatase, producing the protein MKMTLSILKADVGSIGGHTTPSQKMVESVRRAVKSAIGKKLVIDGFVSHTGDDIAILMSHTRGEGNSDIHQFAWNTFVQATSIAQRSGLYGAGQDLLVDAPSGNIRGAGPAVAEVEFDHNPVKTNKNRAAESFCMFAADKCGPGAYNLPLFLAFADPMYCAGLMLPKMIKGFTFRIIDMDHTGTDSIIELNAPEDYYQIAMLLRDNERFGIDAIISRTTGDVAVSVSAQRLHSIAGTYTGKDDPVALVRNQGIFPAPEELLSPFAKAHYVGGDARGSHVMPLMPVPLGTPVTGIYCLPLVSCVGFSMDVAGYFSENHCDFFANVAWDVVRTKAQEKALYMRDQGWSGAAMLPYSELEYGGFRDTLTGLLKRFKGRSTPPKGKRAK; encoded by the coding sequence ATGAAAATGACCCTGTCCATCCTGAAGGCAGACGTCGGCTCCATTGGCGGCCACACCACGCCATCCCAGAAGATGGTGGAGTCGGTGCGCCGGGCGGTCAAATCCGCCATCGGCAAGAAACTCGTCATAGACGGCTTTGTGTCCCACACCGGCGACGACATCGCCATACTCATGTCGCACACGCGAGGTGAGGGCAACTCGGACATCCACCAGTTCGCATGGAACACCTTTGTACAGGCGACGTCCATAGCACAGCGCTCCGGGCTGTACGGGGCCGGACAGGACCTGCTGGTGGATGCGCCGTCGGGAAACATCCGGGGGGCGGGCCCCGCCGTGGCGGAGGTGGAGTTTGACCACAACCCCGTCAAGACCAACAAGAACCGGGCCGCCGAGTCCTTCTGCATGTTCGCCGCCGACAAGTGCGGCCCCGGCGCCTACAACCTTCCCCTGTTCCTCGCCTTCGCCGACCCCATGTACTGCGCCGGCCTGATGCTGCCCAAGATGATCAAGGGATTCACATTCCGCATCATTGACATGGACCACACCGGAACGGACAGCATCATTGAACTCAACGCTCCGGAGGACTACTACCAGATCGCCATGCTGCTCCGCGACAACGAGCGGTTCGGCATTGACGCGATCATCTCCCGCACCACGGGCGACGTGGCCGTATCCGTGTCGGCGCAGCGGCTTCACAGCATCGCGGGCACATACACCGGCAAAGACGACCCCGTGGCGCTCGTCCGCAACCAGGGCATCTTCCCCGCGCCGGAAGAGCTGCTCTCCCCCTTCGCCAAGGCGCACTACGTGGGCGGCGACGCGCGCGGCTCGCACGTCATGCCTCTCATGCCCGTCCCCCTGGGCACGCCCGTCACGGGGATATACTGCCTGCCGCTCGTCTCCTGCGTGGGGTTCTCCATGGACGTGGCGGGTTATTTCTCCGAGAATCACTGCGACTTCTTCGCGAACGTCGCCTGGGACGTGGTGCGGACGAAGGCCCAGGAGAAGGCCCTGTACATGCGCGACCAGGGATGGTCCGGGGCCGCCATGCTCCCCTACAGCGAGCTGGAGTACGGTGGCTTCCGCGACACCCTCACCGGCCTGCTCAAGCGCTTCAAGGGCCGGAGCACCCCTCCCAAAGGCAAGCGGGCCAAGTAA
- a CDS encoding SDR family oxidoreductase — MGTFDGKVAIVTGASSGIGRATALAFAREGARVVVADVLVAGGDETVRMVKKAGGQAIFIKTDVSRTADVQTMVERTVRKYGRLDCAFNNAGIEGAAAPIVDSTEENFDRVIGINLKGVWLCMKYEIPEMLKHKGGAIVNCSSIAGLVGFPGVTPYVASKHGVVGLTKTAALEYAKSGIRVNAVCPGVIRTPMIEHFTGGNAAAAAQLAAGEPVGRMGAPEEIAEAVVWLCSDAASFVTGHPMVVDGGWVAQ, encoded by the coding sequence ATGGGCACATTTGATGGGAAGGTCGCCATCGTCACAGGAGCCAGCTCGGGCATAGGCCGCGCAACGGCGCTGGCGTTCGCACGGGAGGGCGCACGGGTCGTCGTGGCCGACGTGCTGGTCGCCGGCGGCGACGAGACGGTGCGGATGGTCAAGAAGGCCGGCGGCCAGGCCATCTTCATCAAGACGGACGTGTCCAGGACCGCAGACGTGCAGACAATGGTGGAGAGGACCGTCCGGAAATACGGCCGTCTGGACTGCGCCTTCAACAACGCGGGCATCGAGGGGGCAGCCGCGCCTATCGTTGACAGCACGGAGGAGAACTTCGACCGTGTCATCGGCATCAACCTCAAGGGCGTCTGGCTCTGCATGAAATACGAGATTCCGGAGATGCTGAAGCACAAGGGCGGCGCCATCGTCAACTGCTCGTCCATCGCCGGTCTCGTCGGCTTCCCCGGCGTCACGCCCTACGTGGCGAGCAAGCATGGCGTCGTGGGCCTGACAAAGACGGCCGCGCTGGAGTACGCCAAGTCGGGCATCAGGGTCAACGCCGTATGCCCGGGGGTCATTCGCACGCCGATGATCGAGCACTTCACAGGGGGAAATGCGGCGGCGGCGGCCCAGCTAGCCGCCGGAGAGCCTGTCGGAAGGATGGGCGCGCCGGAGGAGATTGCTGAAGCTGTCGTGTGGCTCTGCTCGGACGCGGCGTCCTTTGTGACCGGGCACCCCATGGTGGTGGACGGCGGCTGGGTGGCGCAATAG
- a CDS encoding methylmalonyl-CoA mutase family protein — MPDAKKLGHVKGKEAHARESNGHAREARKDPTNLSNTPIERVYTQRHLEGFDYKRDMSLPGEYPFLRGVHATGYRGKLWTMRQFAGFGDAEDTNQRYKYLLKSGGAGLSVALDLPTLMGYDSDHPASKGEFGKCGVAVSSLRDMEVLFDGISLDKITTSMTINSPAAPIWAMYIIAAEKKGIPMASLGGTLQNDILKEYIAQNEYIFPPAPSIKLVVDTVEFATRNMPKWNPISISGYHIREAGSTAVQELAFTLSDGFAYVDACLERGLKIDEFGPRLSFFFNVHNDFFEEIAKFRAARRIWAREMKEKYKATSERTLWMRTHAQTAGCSLTAQQPEVNVARVALQALAAVLGGTQSLHTNSMDEALSLPTDKAALIALRTQQVIAHETGVANTVDPLGGSFYMEWLTNKMEEGAREYFRRVEDMGGVVACVESGFFVREIAEASFRYQQEVDRRDRIIVGVNDYVVEEPTSMQILKIDPKSERRQMQRLAQVRHERDNRETLKRLDELKRAARDDQNVMPAMLDAVRAYATLGEICDVLREVYGVYNPAWAA; from the coding sequence GTGCCCGACGCCAAGAAGCTCGGCCATGTTAAAGGAAAAGAGGCCCACGCGCGGGAGAGCAACGGCCATGCGCGCGAGGCGCGCAAAGACCCGACCAACCTCTCCAATACACCCATCGAGCGGGTCTATACACAGCGCCACCTGGAAGGCTTCGACTACAAGCGGGACATGAGCCTGCCGGGCGAGTACCCCTTCCTGCGCGGCGTCCACGCCACCGGCTACCGCGGCAAGCTCTGGACCATGCGCCAGTTCGCGGGCTTCGGAGACGCCGAGGACACGAACCAGCGGTACAAGTACCTGTTGAAGTCCGGCGGCGCGGGCCTGTCCGTCGCGCTCGACCTGCCTACGCTCATGGGCTACGACTCGGACCATCCCGCCTCCAAGGGCGAGTTCGGCAAGTGCGGCGTGGCCGTGTCCTCGCTGCGGGACATGGAAGTCCTGTTCGACGGCATATCGTTGGACAAGATCACCACGTCCATGACCATCAACAGCCCCGCCGCGCCCATCTGGGCCATGTACATCATCGCCGCCGAGAAGAAGGGCATTCCCATGGCGTCCCTGGGCGGCACCCTCCAGAATGACATCCTGAAGGAATACATCGCCCAGAACGAATACATCTTCCCGCCGGCGCCCTCCATCAAGTTGGTGGTGGACACGGTGGAGTTCGCAACCCGTAACATGCCCAAATGGAACCCCATCAGCATCAGCGGCTACCATATCAGGGAGGCGGGGTCCACGGCGGTCCAGGAGCTGGCCTTCACGCTGAGTGATGGGTTCGCCTACGTGGACGCCTGTCTGGAGCGGGGCCTGAAGATTGACGAATTCGGGCCGCGGTTGAGCTTCTTCTTCAACGTCCATAACGACTTCTTCGAGGAGATCGCCAAGTTCCGGGCGGCGCGCCGCATCTGGGCACGGGAGATGAAGGAGAAATACAAGGCAACCAGCGAGCGTACCTTGTGGATGCGCACCCACGCCCAGACGGCGGGATGCTCCCTGACGGCGCAGCAGCCGGAGGTGAACGTGGCGCGCGTGGCCCTTCAGGCGCTCGCGGCGGTACTGGGCGGCACCCAGTCGCTCCACACCAACTCGATGGACGAAGCCCTCTCTCTGCCCACCGACAAGGCGGCGCTCATCGCCCTGCGCACGCAGCAGGTCATCGCCCACGAGACGGGCGTGGCCAACACGGTAGACCCGCTGGGCGGCAGCTTCTACATGGAGTGGCTGACCAATAAGATGGAGGAGGGAGCGCGGGAGTACTTCCGGCGCGTGGAGGACATGGGCGGCGTGGTGGCGTGCGTGGAGAGCGGGTTCTTCGTCCGCGAGATCGCCGAGGCCTCCTTCCGCTACCAACAGGAGGTGGACCGGCGCGACCGCATCATCGTCGGCGTGAACGACTACGTCGTCGAGGAGCCGACTTCCATGCAAATCCTGAAAATCGACCCGAAAAGCGAGCGACGGCAAATGCAACGGCTTGCCCAGGTGCGCCACGAGCGGGACAACAGGGAGACGCTGAAGCGGCTGGACGAGTTGAAGCGGGCCGCGCGCGACGACCAGAACGTGATGCCGGCGATGCTGGACGCGGTGCGCGCCTACGCAACGCTCGGCGAAATCTGCGACGTGCTGCGCGAGGTCTACGGCGTGTACAACCCGGCCTGGGCGGCGTAG
- the glgB gene encoding 1,4-alpha-glucan branching protein GlgB, with the protein MRKPEADRPVRSPIATTSRPPSVRYDVTLLSPGDLHLFNEGSHCRLYQALGAHPLSVGGEDGTYFAVWAPGATQVSVTGEFNGWNRASHLLRPCGQSGIWEGFVPGVGEGAVYKFNVVSRHGGYSVDKADPFAFHTETPPRTASIVWDAAYAWGDQAWMDTRRRRNAREAPIAIYEVHVGSWMRVPEEGNRSLTYREMAPRLAEYVQRMGFTHVEFLPVMEHPFYGSWGYQTTGYFSPTSRYGAPEDFMYLVDYLHQQGIGVILDWVPSHFPSDEHGLAFFDGSHLYEHADPRKGFHPDWKSSIFNYGRHEVRSFLLSSALFWLDRYHADGLRVDGVASMLYLDYSRKEGEWIPNEYGGRENLEAISLLRRLNEEVYKSHPDVQTFAEESTAWPMVSRPTYVGGLGFGTKWDMGWMHDTLLYMSKDPVYRRHHHNALTFRMLYAFTENFVLPLSHDEVVHGKGSLLGRMSGDDWQKFANVRLLLGYMYAQPGKKLLFMGDEFGQWREWEHESGLEWHLLAYAPHQGLQRWVEDINRLYRNERALHDLDFDSAGFEWIDGGDAAQSVLTFLRKGREPGQSMLVACNFTPVPRHGYRVGVPRPGFWREMLNSDGAEYGGSGAGNAGGVDATPVAWHGRPFSLSLTLPPLAVLFFKAPPDA; encoded by the coding sequence ATGCGCAAGCCAGAGGCCGATAGGCCGGTGCGTTCTCCAATCGCGACGACTTCGCGCCCGCCCTCCGTACGCTACGATGTGACCCTGCTGTCCCCCGGCGACCTGCACCTTTTCAACGAGGGTTCCCATTGTCGTCTGTATCAGGCGCTGGGCGCTCACCCCCTGTCGGTCGGTGGCGAGGACGGCACGTACTTCGCCGTATGGGCGCCGGGCGCGACGCAGGTCTCCGTGACGGGTGAATTCAACGGCTGGAACAGGGCCAGCCATCTCCTGCGACCATGCGGTCAGTCCGGTATCTGGGAGGGCTTCGTTCCCGGAGTCGGCGAAGGCGCCGTTTACAAATTCAACGTGGTCTCCCGGCACGGCGGGTACAGCGTGGACAAGGCGGACCCCTTTGCGTTCCACACCGAGACGCCTCCCCGGACGGCCTCCATCGTGTGGGACGCCGCGTACGCGTGGGGCGACCAGGCATGGATGGACACGCGGCGGCGGCGCAACGCTCGGGAGGCCCCCATCGCTATCTACGAGGTCCACGTAGGCTCGTGGATGCGCGTGCCGGAGGAAGGCAATCGCTCGCTGACCTACCGCGAGATGGCCCCCCGGCTCGCGGAGTACGTGCAGCGCATGGGGTTCACGCACGTGGAGTTCTTGCCCGTCATGGAGCACCCCTTCTATGGCTCCTGGGGCTACCAGACCACCGGCTACTTCTCGCCCACCAGCCGCTACGGCGCGCCCGAGGACTTCATGTACCTGGTTGACTATCTGCACCAGCAGGGCATCGGCGTCATCCTCGACTGGGTGCCCTCCCACTTTCCGTCCGACGAGCACGGGCTGGCCTTCTTCGACGGGTCGCACCTGTATGAGCACGCCGACCCGCGCAAGGGGTTCCATCCGGACTGGAAAAGCTCCATCTTTAACTATGGGCGCCACGAGGTGCGCAGCTTCCTGCTGAGCAGCGCGCTCTTCTGGCTGGACCGCTACCATGCGGACGGCCTGCGCGTGGACGGGGTGGCCTCCATGCTGTACCTGGACTACTCGCGCAAGGAGGGGGAGTGGATTCCCAACGAGTACGGCGGCCGGGAGAACCTGGAGGCCATCTCCCTCCTGCGGCGGCTCAACGAGGAGGTGTACAAGAGCCACCCGGATGTCCAGACCTTCGCTGAGGAGTCCACCGCGTGGCCCATGGTCTCGCGGCCCACGTACGTGGGCGGGCTGGGCTTCGGCACAAAATGGGACATGGGCTGGATGCACGACACCCTGCTCTACATGAGCAAGGACCCCGTGTATCGTAGGCACCACCACAATGCGCTGACGTTCCGGATGCTCTACGCCTTCACGGAGAACTTCGTCCTGCCGCTGTCGCATGACGAAGTGGTGCACGGCAAAGGCTCGCTCCTGGGCAGGATGTCCGGCGACGACTGGCAGAAGTTCGCCAATGTGCGTTTGCTTCTGGGCTACATGTACGCACAGCCGGGGAAGAAGCTCTTGTTCATGGGAGACGAGTTCGGCCAGTGGCGTGAATGGGAGCACGAGTCCGGCCTGGAATGGCACCTGCTGGCCTATGCGCCGCACCAGGGCTTGCAGCGGTGGGTGGAGGACATAAACCGGCTTTACCGCAACGAGCGGGCGTTGCACGATCTGGACTTCGACTCCGCGGGCTTCGAGTGGATTGACGGCGGCGACGCCGCGCAGAGCGTGCTGACGTTCCTGCGGAAGGGCCGGGAGCCGGGCCAGAGTATGCTCGTCGCGTGCAACTTCACGCCGGTGCCGCGCCACGGCTACCGCGTAGGCGTGCCCCGGCCGGGCTTCTGGCGCGAGATGCTGAACAGCGACGGCGCGGAATACGGCGGGAGCGGAGCGGGCAACGCGGGAGGCGTGGACGCGACGCCCGTCGCCTGGCATGGCCGCCCGTTTTCCCTCAGCCTCACGCTGCCGCCGCTGGCGGTGCTCTTTTTCAAGGCCCCGCCGGACGCATAG